DNA sequence from the Maribacter dokdonensis DSW-8 genome:
TTGCCGATAACAACTTCAATCTTTACGGCAGTCAACTCAATCAGTTTATTTTGTTTGAAATTGGCAAGTAATTTAAAACCTGTACCCTTAAAGTATTTGAGTTTAAAAATGAGATTAATTTTAAAATGGTCCAAGCTTTTCTTATTTTTCAATAATTCCCAAAAGTTTCAAAATTATTTAGGAATTTAAAATGGAATTGAAGTTCTTGCACGATTAATTTTTGCTCAGAATAATGGATGACTTAATTACATTTTCAATTGCCGTTTTTACTGGTTTCTTTGCCATTACAAACCCAATTTCTAACATGACCGTTTTTTTATCGTTAACTCAAGGTGCCGATAATAAAACTAAGGAAGATATCAATAAAAGAGCAAACCTAATTGCGTTTATTATTGTATTGGTATTTGTGCTTTTAGGCAAGTATATTTTTGAACTTTTCAATATCAGTATTCCTGCGTTTAAGATCACGGGCGGAATTCTAATTTTCTATATCGGTTTTGAGATGCTACAATCAAAACAATCTAACGTAAAAAATATAAAACACGTTAATATTGATGAGAATATTGCCGTGTCTCCACTTGCCATTCCAATTTTGGCCGGTCCGGGAACTATTGTTACCGCAATGAACTTTGTGTCCAGTGCACAACCGGTACATATTGCTATAGTTATTGCCGTATTCGGTTTTATGAGCCTTCTCACTTATTTCACGTTCAGACTTAGTAATTTAATAGTAAAATTAGTTGGCTTTAACGTTATTTCGGTAATTGGAAAAATAATGGGTCTTATCATAGCCATTATTGGTACGGGTATGATCATAGAGGGTATTAAAATTTCCTTTAATTTAATTACGAAGTAATTGGCTTACTAAACCATAGGTCATTATTCTTAATTGATATAACATGAAAAAAGTACTTGTTTTGTTTGCTCACCCAAAGTTTGAAAAATCTAGGGCAAATACCATTTTGGTCAATTATATCAGAAATAAAGAGGGTGTAACCTTTCACGATTTGTATGAAGAGTATCCAGATTTTCATATTGATGTTTCCTATGAAAAAAAATTATTGGAAGAACATGATGTAATCGTTTGGCATCATCCAATGTACTGGTACAGTTGTCCGCCTTTATTAAAGCAATGGATAGATATGGTGTTGGAATTTAATTGGGCATACGGACCAAAGGGCAAGGCCCTAACTTCAAAAATATGTTTAAATGCCATTACTACCGGTGGAAGTAAAGAATTGTATTGCTCACAAGGTAGCAATAGCTATACCATTACCGAGTTTTTAAGACCTTTTGAACAGACCGCCAACCTTTGTCTAATGAATTATAGACAACCATTTACCGTAATGGGTACCTATAGATTAACTGATGAACAGCTTAGCGAATACGGTTCGCAATACAGTTCTTTGATAGATAGCCTACAAAATGAAAAGACGGTGCTTAGTACTTAAGTTTGAGTTCTATTAAAAGCACCAAATAAACCAAACCAATTATGACCGGAAGCCTTCTTTTTGATGCCATTGTATTTTTATTGGGAGCGATCATCTGTGTCTCAATAGCTAAAAGATTAGGCTTGAGCTCTGTTTTGGGCTATCTGATCGCCGGAGTTTTAATTGGTCCGTATGTTTTGGGATTTATAGGTGAAGAGGGAGAAGACATCCTTCATTTTGCTGAATTTGGGGTAGTGGTCATGCTTTTCTTGATTGGGCTTGAAATTGAACCAAAGAACTTCTGGAATATGCGTAAATCCATTGCTGGTATGGGTGGTTTACAAGTTGCCGGGACCATGCTGCTCTCTTATCTCTTTTTTATA
Encoded proteins:
- a CDS encoding MarC family protein — protein: MDDLITFSIAVFTGFFAITNPISNMTVFLSLTQGADNKTKEDINKRANLIAFIIVLVFVLLGKYIFELFNISIPAFKITGGILIFYIGFEMLQSKQSNVKNIKHVNIDENIAVSPLAIPILAGPGTIVTAMNFVSSAQPVHIAIVIAVFGFMSLLTYFTFRLSNLIVKLVGFNVISVIGKIMGLIIAIIGTGMIIEGIKISFNLITK
- a CDS encoding NAD(P)H-dependent oxidoreductase, which codes for MKKVLVLFAHPKFEKSRANTILVNYIRNKEGVTFHDLYEEYPDFHIDVSYEKKLLEEHDVIVWHHPMYWYSCPPLLKQWIDMVLEFNWAYGPKGKALTSKICLNAITTGGSKELYCSQGSNSYTITEFLRPFEQTANLCLMNYRQPFTVMGTYRLTDEQLSEYGSQYSSLIDSLQNEKTVLST